From the genome of Prochlorococcus marinus XMU1419, one region includes:
- a CDS encoding high light inducible protein, producing MSNSNVTTESGGRQNMFPTETRPYIDESVSYDSYPQNAEKVNGRWAMIGLVALVGAYVSTGQIIPGIF from the coding sequence ATGTCTAATTCAAACGTTACTACCGAATCAGGTGGCAGGCAAAATATGTTTCCTACTGAGACACGTCCTTACATAGATGAGTCTGTTTCTTACGACAGTTATCCACAAAACGCAGAAAAAGTTAATGGTCGTTGGGCAATGATCGGACTTGTTGCATTAGTTGGTGCTTACGTTTCAACTGGACAGATCATTCCTGGCATTTTTTAA
- a CDS encoding chlorophyll a/b-binding protein, producing MSPLSSFLAVIVLFTAILVAYLTKQFQKENLNYLSSNQMKTTNKKVKTIEKEKVVAETLNGRFAMIGLIAAVGAYLTTGQIIPGFV from the coding sequence ATGAGTCCTCTTTCATCTTTTCTAGCAGTAATTGTATTATTTACAGCTATCCTAGTAGCTTATTTAACAAAGCAATTTCAAAAAGAAAATTTAAACTATTTATCTTCTAATCAAATGAAAACCACTAACAAAAAAGTTAAAACAATCGAGAAAGAAAAAGTTGTTGCAGAAACACTTAATGGCAGATTTGCAATGATTGGGTTAATTGCTGCTGTTGGAGCATATTTAACAACAGGTCAAATAATACCTGGCTTCGTTTAA
- a CDS encoding cytochrome B — translation MTKLVLIILFLVFYLIVLFFSFFYSKRNKRALRKKIIIPASKPSLKEEEFNPDMSTDDWDLHKIRLEKFRRSKYKELNFFLSSENRIYYLSEKGAKVYC, via the coding sequence ATGACTAAATTAGTTTTAATTATTCTTTTTCTTGTTTTTTATTTAATAGTTTTATTTTTTTCTTTTTTTTATTCAAAGCGAAATAAAAGGGCATTAAGAAAAAAAATAATTATTCCTGCATCTAAACCTTCCTTAAAAGAGGAAGAATTTAATCCTGATATGAGTACAGATGATTGGGATTTACATAAAATAAGACTAGAAAAATTTAGAAGATCTAAGTATAAGGAATTAAATTTCTTTCTAAGTTCAGAAAATAGAATTTATTATCTTTCAGAAAAAGGAGCTAAGGTTTATTGCTAA
- a CDS encoding YSC84-related protein: MKILNKFVIILFTSIFCFSYQPINANSKSYLSNKSELLIGWETQKNSNLEKRANFKTIDVLKKLKKIQRLKIYFKEAVGYVVFPNVGKLGIGIGGARGNGEVFEDHKVIGSATVTQLSVGFQLGAQAFSQIIFFQNKKDLDRFTEGNFEFDASASAALITEGANASADYSNGAAVFTFSKGGLMYEASIGGQKFSYQGY; encoded by the coding sequence ATGAAAATACTAAATAAATTTGTAATAATATTGTTTACTTCTATTTTTTGTTTTTCTTATCAACCTATTAATGCTAACTCCAAATCATATCTTTCTAATAAAAGTGAATTGTTAATAGGATGGGAAACCCAAAAAAATTCAAATTTAGAAAAAAGAGCAAATTTTAAAACAATAGATGTTTTAAAAAAATTGAAGAAAATACAAAGATTAAAAATATATTTTAAAGAAGCTGTGGGGTATGTTGTTTTCCCTAATGTGGGTAAATTAGGTATTGGAATTGGAGGGGCACGCGGGAATGGGGAAGTTTTTGAAGATCATAAGGTTATTGGTTCTGCCACTGTGACTCAACTGTCAGTTGGGTTTCAGTTGGGTGCTCAAGCTTTTAGCCAAATAATATTTTTTCAAAATAAAAAAGATCTTGATAGGTTTACTGAAGGTAATTTTGAATTTGATGCATCAGCCAGCGCAGCATTGATTACAGAAGGCGCAAATGCTTCTGCAGATTATAGTAATGGGGCGGCAGTTTTTACATTTTCTAAGGGTGGATTAATGTATGAAGCAAGTATTGGTGGACAAAAGTTTTCTTATCAAGGCTATTAA
- a CDS encoding DUF6447 family protein, whose translation MTDSGSTEQKRKLKFEGSEYYMDSLPEPIKQLVAGINAADLQTKMYQDTLKLIAVGKSKLLQDLKKGLEDIDPIDDK comes from the coding sequence ATGACTGATTCTGGATCGACTGAACAAAAGAGAAAATTAAAATTTGAAGGTTCAGAATATTATATGGATTCATTGCCTGAACCAATTAAACAATTAGTTGCAGGCATAAACGCTGCAGACTTACAAACTAAAATGTACCAAGACACATTAAAGTTAATTGCTGTAGGTAAATCAAAATTACTACAAGATTTAAAAAAGGGTTTAGAAGATATAGATCCAATTGATGATAAATAA
- a CDS encoding type IV pilin protein, whose protein sequence is MHFHELEKNNGFTLIELAIVIGVLGILSIIAIPSFLTVIEKSADRVVRTSLLQSFKECQIGIISDEEIPTFQLDMGTIRRNGFYRFYQQYDYIPRKDGSIPPTILGNCLGPLGPHRLGVIKIKGKNKNGELWINLSTGEKTNKGRLMWD, encoded by the coding sequence ATGCATTTTCATGAATTAGAAAAAAATAATGGTTTCACATTAATAGAGCTCGCAATTGTTATTGGCGTATTAGGAATACTTTCAATAATTGCCATACCATCATTTTTAACTGTTATTGAAAAGAGTGCAGATAGAGTCGTCAGAACGAGTCTTTTGCAATCATTTAAAGAATGTCAAATAGGTATCATTAGTGATGAAGAAATTCCAACTTTTCAATTAGATATGGGAACTATCAGAAGAAATGGTTTTTATAGGTTTTATCAACAATATGATTACATTCCAAGAAAAGATGGCTCAATACCACCAACTATACTTGGGAATTGCTTAGGACCTTTAGGCCCTCATAGATTAGGAGTAATAAAAATAAAAGGAAAAAATAAGAATGGAGAGCTTTGGATAAACTTAAGTACTGGAGAAAAAACTAATAAAGGGCGATTAATGTGGGATTAA
- a CDS encoding beta strand repeat-containing protein: MDSDGDMDIVASSIHDDTIRWFENNGNINPTFTASTIATNADSVREITVADMDNDGDLDILSASENDDTIAWYENNGQADPTFTKAVIATSADNANDVQVADLDGDGDLDIVSASSLDDTIAWYENDGAANPTWTAADIATSADGANSVFLVDLDSDGDIDILSSSYNDDTIAWYENNGAANPTFTAADIATNIDGAYHVYAKDMDADGDIDILASASIGDKVVLFKNNGAADPTFTASDIITGFDTPIGLDVADVDFDGDLDIGIVGSDGLNSNSSTDIAAWYASDGAANPTWTLIDKTTTLPNGAENIFFADIDGDGDTDAASASHNDDTIVWYENLGAAQNHVLSIADVTTSNENAANATFTVNLSNASSRDITLNYETINTQYPTFTGETLVSNVTNAEGVELGDMDGDGDLDIVYAALTSDTFGWLENNGSSWTQSSIDTSADGAKAIHIADIDGDGDLDFVGGAFYGDSVAWYENNGAANPSFTKTTISTGTDGLNDVHVGDIDGDGDLDIISASGNDDEITWFENNGAADPTFATTVIATSADNPHEVFIADMDADGDLDIISTSVNDSTVAWYENNGAADPSFAAANIATNVSGAHGIQVDDMDADGDMDIVVASFTDDTVRWYENNGEADPTWSAANIATSIDGARDVEVLDIDKDGDLDVMVTAQDADSISYWLNNGAADPTWGGQNLFADQFDKPHNIAIGDVDNDGDLDVVSSSHNDHKIALLTVGQTATSGSDYTSTSGTLEISAGATSGTFTIPILADSTPEADEVVTVKFTRPSNAFVSPTDGLIESNNYITTATLTITDDDALSFTAADIATSADGAKDVKVADLDGDGDLDIISASELDDTIAWYENDGATNPTFTAADIATSADGAKEVAIADIDGDGDLDILSVSSEDNTLAWYENNGAANPSFTAADINTNLTGAHGLFVADINRDGHLDIITASSEKEVPLNGFKGTNEVHINDGAANPSFSLLNGGHINGSADGARSVYAADITGNGRLDWVSANFTDINGVSGADSPYNTINWIKNAGPSGEVWSVASGAVSSNFPNGPEDVFIADMDNDGDLDVLSASFNDDTIAWYESSGATWNMTWTTHTVATSADGARDLVAGDLDNDGDMDIVSASFNDDTIAWYVNNGAADPTFSATDIATSADGADSVVLADLDNDGDLDIVSASYNDDTIAWYENNCDGNDPLIFDLDNDGIELLSTREKVLFDVDVDGDLEITGWTAPDDGLLVMDLNDDGIINDMSEVFSEHFNSGSFNSSLDSLNSIDSNNDDLINYQDELFEQVMIWQDLNSDGISSSGELSTLNEVGIESISLLAEIMEDEIEGNTINAKGSYIDTDGVTREFVQAIFTSEDLENIQEDSLFFEDQLILGNNSFESFERISLDSGYELNNLDALGSSDINHDQLPLFEDLNNNLLASLNEEPALNTQEQEKVSI; this comes from the coding sequence ATGGATAGTGATGGTGATATGGATATCGTCGCCAGTTCTATTCATGATGACACCATTAGATGGTTTGAAAACAACGGCAATATAAACCCTACATTTACTGCATCTACTATTGCCACTAATGCAGATTCTGTAAGAGAAATAACTGTAGCAGATATGGATAATGATGGAGATTTAGATATACTTTCTGCCTCTGAGAATGATGACACTATTGCATGGTATGAAAATAATGGCCAAGCAGATCCTACCTTTACTAAAGCTGTTATCGCTACAAGTGCTGATAATGCAAATGATGTCCAGGTTGCAGATTTAGATGGAGATGGAGATTTAGATATAGTTTCTGCTTCTTCTTTAGATGACACAATTGCCTGGTATGAAAATGATGGAGCTGCAAATCCAACATGGACAGCAGCTGACATAGCCACAAGTGCTGATGGAGCAAATTCTGTTTTCTTAGTTGACTTAGATAGTGACGGAGATATAGATATTCTTTCTTCTTCTTACAACGACGATACTATTGCCTGGTACGAAAATAATGGAGCAGCGAATCCAACATTTACAGCAGCAGATATAGCCACCAATATTGATGGTGCATATCATGTCTATGCAAAGGATATGGATGCTGATGGAGATATAGATATTCTTGCTTCTGCTTCCATTGGAGATAAGGTTGTTTTATTTAAAAACAATGGAGCAGCAGATCCTACATTTACTGCTTCTGATATTATTACCGGCTTTGATACCCCAATTGGATTAGACGTTGCAGATGTTGACTTTGATGGAGATTTAGATATTGGAATTGTTGGTAGTGATGGACTTAACAGTAATAGTTCAACTGATATTGCTGCCTGGTATGCGAGTGATGGAGCAGCAAATCCAACTTGGACATTAATAGATAAAACAACAACTCTTCCGAATGGAGCAGAAAATATATTTTTTGCAGATATTGATGGAGATGGAGATACCGATGCAGCTTCAGCATCTCATAATGACGATACTATTGTTTGGTATGAAAATCTTGGTGCCGCACAAAATCATGTTCTATCAATTGCAGATGTAACCACTTCAAATGAAAATGCTGCTAATGCAACATTTACAGTGAATCTATCTAATGCATCGTCTAGAGATATAACCCTAAATTATGAAACTATCAATACTCAATACCCAACATTTACAGGTGAAACACTTGTAAGCAATGTAACTAATGCAGAAGGAGTAGAACTTGGAGATATGGATGGCGATGGAGATCTAGATATCGTTTATGCAGCTTTAACTAGTGATACTTTTGGATGGTTAGAAAATAATGGAAGTTCTTGGACTCAGTCAAGTATTGATACCTCAGCTGACGGAGCAAAGGCTATCCATATTGCTGATATAGATGGAGATGGAGATTTAGATTTTGTCGGGGGGGCATTCTACGGAGACAGCGTTGCTTGGTATGAAAATAACGGCGCGGCAAATCCTTCATTCACTAAAACAACTATTAGTACAGGTACAGATGGATTAAATGATGTTCATGTTGGAGATATAGATGGAGATGGAGATTTAGATATTATTTCTGCTTCTGGTAATGATGATGAAATCACCTGGTTTGAAAATAATGGAGCAGCAGATCCAACATTTGCGACAACCGTTATAGCAACAAGTGCAGATAATCCTCATGAAGTATTTATTGCTGATATGGATGCTGATGGCGATTTAGATATTATCTCAACATCAGTAAACGACAGTACAGTTGCCTGGTATGAAAATAACGGAGCAGCAGATCCATCTTTTGCAGCAGCTAATATCGCAACCAACGTATCCGGTGCTCATGGAATCCAGGTTGATGACATGGATGCTGATGGAGATATGGATATTGTTGTCGCATCATTTACTGATGATACTGTTCGCTGGTATGAGAACAATGGAGAAGCAGATCCAACATGGTCTGCTGCAAATATTGCAACATCGATTGATGGAGCAAGGGATGTTGAGGTTCTCGATATAGATAAAGATGGCGATTTAGATGTCATGGTGACAGCTCAAGATGCTGATTCTATATCTTACTGGCTTAATAATGGAGCAGCAGATCCAACATGGGGTGGTCAAAATCTTTTCGCAGATCAATTTGATAAACCTCACAACATTGCAATAGGAGATGTTGATAATGATGGTGATCTAGATGTTGTTTCAAGTTCTCATAATGATCATAAAATTGCTTTACTTACCGTTGGTCAAACAGCTACATCAGGATCTGATTACACATCAACATCTGGCACTCTAGAAATTTCTGCAGGCGCCACATCAGGAACATTTACCATTCCAATTCTTGCTGATTCCACTCCAGAGGCGGATGAAGTCGTAACTGTAAAATTTACTAGACCTTCGAACGCCTTTGTCTCTCCAACTGATGGATTAATAGAATCCAATAATTACATAACAACAGCTACATTAACGATCACTGATGATGATGCTTTAAGTTTTACTGCCGCTGATATTGCTACAAGTGCAGATGGAGCAAAAGATGTGAAAGTCGCAGATTTAGATGGTGATGGAGATTTAGATATCATATCCGCGTCAGAACTTGATGATACTATTGCCTGGTATGAAAATGATGGAGCGACTAATCCAACTTTTACTGCTGCTGATATTGCTACAAGTGCAGATGGAGCTAAGGAAGTCGCTATAGCTGACATTGATGGTGATGGAGATTTAGATATTCTTTCGGTTTCATCAGAGGATAATACTCTTGCTTGGTATGAAAATAATGGAGCAGCAAACCCATCATTTACTGCTGCTGATATAAATACAAACCTTACAGGAGCACACGGATTATTTGTAGCAGATATCAATAGGGATGGACATTTAGATATTATTACCGCTTCGTCAGAAAAAGAGGTTCCTCTTAATGGATTTAAGGGTACAAATGAGGTTCATATAAATGACGGAGCAGCAAATCCAAGTTTTTCCTTACTAAATGGAGGACATATAAATGGAAGCGCAGATGGAGCTCGGTCTGTTTATGCGGCAGATATTACTGGCAACGGTAGATTAGATTGGGTGTCGGCAAATTTTACTGATATTAACGGAGTCTCTGGAGCTGATTCACCTTATAACACCATTAACTGGATCAAAAATGCCGGACCTTCAGGGGAGGTATGGAGTGTAGCTTCTGGAGCTGTATCCTCTAATTTCCCAAATGGTCCTGAAGATGTATTTATTGCTGATATGGACAATGATGGAGATTTAGATGTATTGTCAGCTTCCTTTAACGATGACACTATTGCATGGTATGAAAGTAGTGGTGCGACCTGGAATATGACATGGACTACTCATACAGTGGCAACTTCTGCAGACGGAGCAAGAGATCTTGTGGCTGGTGACCTTGATAATGATGGAGATATGGATATTGTATCCGCCTCATTCAATGACGATACTATTGCCTGGTATGTAAATAATGGAGCAGCAGATCCTACATTTTCCGCAACCGATATTGCAACAAGTGCTGATGGTGCAGATTCAGTAGTCCTTGCGGATTTAGATAATGATGGTGATTTAGATATTGTTTCAGCTTCATATAACGACGATACTATCGCTTGGTATGAGAATAATTGCGATGGTAATGACCCGCTAATATTTGACCTTGATAACGACGGAATTGAACTATTAAGTACAAGAGAAAAAGTTTTATTTGATGTAGATGTTGATGGTGATTTAGAAATTACAGGATGGACTGCTCCTGATGATGGATTACTTGTGATGGATTTAAATGATGATGGAATAATAAATGATATGTCAGAGGTATTTTCAGAACACTTTAATTCTGGTTCATTTAACTCCTCATTAGATTCATTAAATAGTATTGACTCTAACAATGATGACTTAATTAATTATCAAGATGAGTTATTTGAACAAGTAATGATATGGCAAGATCTTAACTCTGATGGAATTTCAAGCAGTGGAGAACTTTCAACTTTAAATGAAGTTGGAATCGAATCAATATCACTGTTAGCTGAAATTATGGAAGATGAGATAGAGGGTAATACTATTAATGCAAAAGGGTCTTATATAGATACTGATGGAGTAACAAGAGAATTTGTTCAGGCAATTTTCACTTCAGAAGATTTGGAAAATATTCAAGAAGATAGTTTATTCTTTGAAGACCAATTAATTTTAGGAAATAATTCATTCGAATCTTTTGAGAGAATTTCTTTAGACTCTGGATATGAGCTTAATAATTTGGATGCCTTAGGAAGTAGTGATATTAATCATGATCAACTACCTTTATTTGAAGATTTAAACAATAACTTATTAGCCTCTCTTAATGAAGAACCCGCTTTAAATACTCAAGAACAAGAAAAAGTTTCTATCTAA
- a CDS encoding HlyD family secretion protein translates to MNVNSDDYFLNSTGQDLVYKQPPKWTKALIWSIASSFGFGLVFSCISRIDEVVIARGELQAIGAERPIKSPISGIISKIYVSEGKSVNAGDKLIEFDSNVLFAREESLKAKLEELIISKKLEEDILKEVSTLAEIGGIQMIQYLQQEKKVNQVNFEVKQIQAKIKEINFDKKKTIILSPVKGKVFNLIPQSIGYTSTLGENLLNIVPDGDVEAKVFLSNNDVGFVKNQMEADIRVDAYPFTQFGSIQGNLKFVGDEVLPSDYQNPEPRFPAYISLSEQYLTKNGNIYKVRSGQSVSVNLKVRDKPVISLLTDSIDRALDSLKGIKN, encoded by the coding sequence ATGAATGTTAATTCTGATGATTATTTTTTAAATTCTACTGGACAAGATTTAGTTTACAAACAACCTCCAAAATGGACAAAAGCTCTAATTTGGTCAATAGCAAGTAGTTTTGGCTTTGGGCTCGTTTTTTCATGCATTTCAAGAATTGATGAGGTTGTCATTGCTAGAGGAGAACTGCAAGCAATTGGTGCAGAAAGACCAATTAAATCTCCAATTTCAGGAATTATTAGCAAAATTTATGTAAGTGAAGGGAAAAGTGTAAATGCTGGGGATAAACTTATTGAATTTGACTCAAACGTTTTGTTTGCGAGAGAGGAGAGCTTGAAGGCAAAACTTGAAGAATTAATAATCTCTAAGAAGTTAGAAGAAGATATTCTTAAAGAAGTTTCAACTTTAGCTGAAATAGGTGGAATTCAGATGATTCAATATTTACAACAGGAAAAAAAAGTTAACCAAGTAAATTTTGAGGTTAAACAAATTCAGGCAAAAATTAAAGAGATAAATTTTGATAAAAAAAAGACTATAATTTTATCGCCAGTTAAAGGTAAAGTTTTTAATTTAATCCCTCAAAGTATTGGATATACTTCTACTCTAGGAGAGAATTTGTTGAATATAGTTCCTGATGGTGATGTTGAGGCAAAAGTTTTCTTATCAAATAATGATGTTGGGTTTGTTAAAAATCAAATGGAAGCAGATATTAGGGTAGATGCTTATCCTTTCACTCAATTTGGATCTATTCAAGGGAACTTGAAATTTGTGGGTGATGAAGTACTCCCATCTGATTACCAGAACCCAGAGCCACGATTTCCTGCCTATATAAGTCTTTCTGAGCAATATTTGACTAAAAATGGAAATATTTACAAAGTAAGATCTGGTCAAAGCGTATCAGTTAATCTTAAAGTAAGAGATAAGCCTGTTATTAGTCTTCTTACTGATTCAATTGATAGGGCATTAGATTCTCTAAAAGGTATTAAAAATTAA
- a CDS encoding ABC transporter transmembrane domain-containing protein yields the protein MKRFDQIPEELRELFKKKSEKIEFSVGQVFCDFDSIPEGILHIMKGELRLIYKDKSNELSTIKIYKTGDIVGLEQILCGIKGTSLRASSKIEANYLLKDYFLSFLAQYETKFNFFDNFTKYEFLNILIKLENKLKIKNIDFIENLKNFNENPENKIKLFKPGKHILRSNLKKFLITSNNIKNHIEGDVVSNGDKFEVIGNLPARMIETSKLSILSNKKQISYGEDIEEKVGFSNKNNLNDKREALSDMFGSINYQDGFPHFSGVGVSRSTIACLRMLSRFFDLPFRKDILKRIIDDQNNFSDNEQINISKLAALINFLGLRTTPLKPDSKSLIKRIPLPSVFIYENKPIILWEFKNNQFYVGDPSVKPYWIEVDKLENIIVKNDLKFLYLEKTPSSPKNRFGFSWFLPSIKRHKVTLLQVVIASFFVQLLALFNPLLIQQIIDAVINQGNISSLNVLGTLLIAMALAQALLSSLRTYLFSDTSNRIDLSLGGKIINHLLRLPSAYFSKRTVGETSSRISELEKIREFLTGTALTLILDVVFSIIYIAVMMIYSIQLTFIALAVIPFFVLLTLSISPIIRRQIREKNIANANLQSHMVETISSLDTIKGQGIEVPSEWKWGQLYGKQMKAGFRNTLTKSISGSASNFLSQLSGLLVIWAGAILVLQGRLTIGQLIAFRILSGYVTGPILRLTTMSQNFQETALSLERISDIIDNPQEIEIIGKDLPPMPPINGKIEFENVNFKFSDTSKLILKNINFQIPSGSFIGVVGESGSGKSTLLKLINQILIPTNGIIRIDDFDISKVNLYSYRSQIGVVPQDSILFKGTVQQNIALAKPEANFDEISKAAKLADAHDFIQKLSSGYSTEVGERGANLSGGQRQRIAMARMFLQSPKLLLLDEATSSLDVKSEKKILQNLLNISDKKTVIFISHRLNNFIEADQIFYLYNGTIVENGSHNELMSLAGRYKALFHEREN from the coding sequence ATGAAAAGATTTGATCAAATACCAGAAGAACTTCGAGAATTATTTAAGAAAAAATCGGAGAAAATTGAATTTTCAGTAGGTCAGGTTTTTTGCGATTTTGATTCTATTCCAGAGGGGATTTTGCATATTATGAAAGGAGAATTGAGATTAATTTATAAAGATAAAAGTAATGAACTATCAACTATAAAAATATATAAAACTGGTGATATTGTTGGTTTAGAACAAATACTTTGCGGAATAAAAGGTACTTCTTTAAGAGCTTCGAGTAAAATTGAAGCTAATTATCTTTTAAAAGATTATTTTCTAAGTTTTTTGGCACAATATGAAACTAAATTTAATTTCTTTGATAATTTTACTAAATATGAGTTTTTGAATATTTTGATTAAATTAGAAAATAAATTAAAAATTAAAAATATTGACTTTATTGAAAACCTTAAAAACTTTAATGAAAATCCAGAAAACAAAATTAAATTATTTAAGCCTGGTAAACATATTCTTAGATCTAATTTAAAGAAATTTCTAATAACTTCAAATAATATCAAAAATCATATTGAAGGTGATGTTGTAAGTAATGGAGATAAGTTCGAAGTGATTGGAAATTTACCTGCGAGAATGATTGAAACTTCAAAACTTTCCATATTGTCAAATAAGAAACAAATATCATATGGAGAGGATATAGAGGAGAAAGTTGGTTTCTCAAATAAGAATAATTTAAATGACAAAAGAGAAGCTCTTTCTGATATGTTTGGTTCCATAAACTATCAAGATGGCTTTCCGCATTTCAGTGGGGTGGGAGTTAGTAGAAGTACAATAGCTTGTTTGAGAATGTTATCAAGATTTTTTGATTTACCTTTTAGGAAAGACATTTTAAAAAGAATAATTGATGATCAAAATAATTTTTCTGATAATGAACAAATAAATATTTCCAAATTAGCAGCTTTAATAAACTTTCTTGGTTTAAGAACTACCCCCTTGAAGCCAGATTCTAAAAGTTTAATAAAAAGAATTCCATTACCTTCTGTTTTTATATATGAGAATAAACCTATAATTCTTTGGGAATTTAAAAATAATCAATTTTATGTTGGGGATCCATCTGTCAAGCCATACTGGATAGAGGTTGATAAATTAGAAAATATTATCGTTAAAAATGACTTAAAGTTTCTTTATTTAGAAAAGACTCCAAGTTCTCCTAAAAATAGATTTGGATTCTCCTGGTTTTTACCATCAATAAAGCGACATAAAGTTACTTTATTACAAGTAGTTATAGCGAGCTTTTTTGTTCAGCTATTAGCACTTTTTAATCCTCTTTTAATTCAGCAAATAATTGATGCTGTAATAAATCAAGGCAATATTTCAAGTCTCAATGTTTTAGGTACTCTTCTTATCGCAATGGCTTTAGCTCAAGCTTTGTTATCTTCTTTAAGGACATATTTATTCTCTGACACTTCAAATAGGATAGATTTATCCCTTGGGGGGAAAATTATTAATCATTTACTTAGACTACCCTCAGCTTATTTTTCAAAACGAACAGTAGGAGAAACCAGTAGCAGAATAAGTGAACTTGAAAAAATCAGGGAATTCCTTACAGGTACAGCTCTGACTCTTATCTTAGATGTTGTTTTTTCAATAATTTACATTGCTGTAATGATGATTTATTCAATACAACTTACTTTTATAGCTTTAGCTGTTATTCCATTTTTTGTATTATTAACTTTATCTATATCCCCAATCATTAGGCGTCAAATCAGAGAAAAAAATATAGCTAATGCTAATTTGCAAAGTCATATGGTTGAGACTATTTCAAGCTTGGATACAATTAAAGGCCAAGGTATTGAGGTTCCTAGCGAATGGAAATGGGGGCAACTATATGGTAAGCAGATGAAGGCGGGATTCAGAAATACTTTAACTAAATCTATTTCTGGATCAGCAAGCAATTTTCTTTCTCAACTTTCAGGGCTTTTAGTTATTTGGGCAGGAGCCATTCTTGTTTTACAAGGAAGATTAACAATTGGGCAATTAATTGCATTTAGAATTTTATCTGGATATGTAACAGGTCCAATTTTGAGATTAACCACGATGTCACAAAACTTTCAAGAGACAGCTTTATCTCTTGAGAGAATTTCAGATATTATTGATAACCCTCAGGAGATAGAGATCATTGGCAAAGATCTTCCTCCAATGCCTCCAATAAATGGAAAGATTGAATTTGAAAATGTAAATTTTAAATTTTCTGATACAAGCAAATTGATTTTAAAAAATATTAATTTCCAGATTCCATCTGGAAGTTTTATTGGTGTTGTTGGTGAGAGCGGTTCAGGAAAGAGTACTTTACTCAAGCTTATAAATCAGATTCTAATTCCAACAAATGGAATTATTAGAATTGATGATTTTGATATCTCAAAAGTAAACTTATACTCATATAGATCGCAGATTGGAGTTGTCCCTCAAGATAGTATTTTGTTTAAAGGTACCGTACAACAAAACATAGCTTTAGCAAAGCCAGAAGCTAATTTTGATGAGATATCTAAAGCTGCAAAGTTGGCCGACGCTCATGACTTTATTCAGAAATTATCTTCTGGTTATAGTACTGAAGTAGGAGAAAGAGGTGCAAATTTATCTGGTGGACAGCGTCAGAGAATTGCAATGGCAAGAATGTTTTTGCAAAGTCCAAAATTATTACTATTAGACGAAGCTACAAGCTCTCTAGATGTAAAATCAGAGAAAAAAATTCTACAAAATTTATTAAATATATCAGATAAAAAAACGGTAATTTTTATTAGTCATAGATTAAATAACTTTATTGAAGCCGATCAAATCTTTTATCTATATAATGGAACCATAGTCGAAAACGGTTCACATAATGAACTTATGTCTTTAGCGGGCCGTTATAAAGCACTTTTTCATGAAAGAGAAAATTAG